One genomic segment of Hordeum vulgare subsp. vulgare chromosome 2H, MorexV3_pseudomolecules_assembly, whole genome shotgun sequence includes these proteins:
- the LOC123429964 gene encoding uncharacterized protein LOC123429964 — translation MSKNWKERIKNDSADFLSISELLPQSKPCNLNIYASIGKIVLMGSLRPELKGHLSVIKKHSLNGHNDIVRDFITTGCKLCGLPLYQKNLHGDSTYPIDCLDNPKYLHVVGQIYKPFMIYVQDQTRQVPVLVKNKVAEILFSNINADDVSECYKSRHCMLVDTCDSGQSSTCGMLDGSGKTGIAKRKRTKHKLDFHLIWLIVMKCLLNQGKNSPFCFQISVNPGRNVEDGRFELISLIMPIP, via the exons ATGTCGAAGAATTGGAAAGAAAGAATAAAAAATGATTCAGCAGACTTCTTGTCCATCTCAGAACTACTACCTCAGAGCAAACCATGTAATTTGAATATTTATGCATCCATTGGCAAAATTGTCTTAATGGGTTCTCTTAGACCTGAATTGAAGGGGCACTTGTCAGTTATTAAGAAACATTCCTTGAATGGACATAATGATATCGTCAGAGATTTTATTACTACTGGATGCAAGTTATGTGGTTTACCTCTATACCAAAA GAATCTTCATGGAGACAGTACTTATCCAATCGATTGCCTTGATAATCCAAAGTATCTCCATGTTGTTGGACAGATATATAAACCATTCATG ATCTATGTGCAAGACCAAACTAGACAAGTTCCTGTTCTTGTGAAGAATAAAGTTGCCGAGATTCTGTTTTCAAATATCAACgcagatgatgtgtctgaatgctaCAAGAGCCGCCATTGCATGCTGGTAGATACTTGTGACTCTGGCCAGTCAAGCACTTGTGGAATGCTAGATGGCAGTGGCAAGACAGGCATTGCTAAAAGGAAAAGAACCAAACATAAGCTTGATTTTCATCTTATCTGGCTCATTGTTATGAAATGTCTACTGAACCAAGGCAAGAACAGTCCATTCTGCTTCCAGATTTCAGTCAACCCCGGGAGAAATGTTGAGGATGGACGATTTGAACTGATTTCGTTGATAATGCCAATACCATGA